One Phaseolus vulgaris cultivar G19833 chromosome 2, P. vulgaris v2.0, whole genome shotgun sequence DNA window includes the following coding sequences:
- the LOC137810036 gene encoding BTB/POZ domain-containing protein At3g49900-like isoform X2: MRGWKHSAAIETIYEEEHRSSSAPSLSPSPSFSSFSPPSLHSIVNAWSLHSASQPNVFILVHGTSFRLHQDRMISQSSYLKQHLTGVSNVTISPPLNITAETFATVAEFCYTHKVHLTPTNVAAIRVAAELLGMTEGENLCGVAESYFERVVAVDASMVMRSCVTMLPEAETTASLVSKCIEALIWNGDVSFLDDVVEMHSQDFQMVASYLNKRLPDHDALYKIIDIYLKENKYGKLTEEQQTEICNNLDCSKLSPRILVECVQNPRMSLKFIMGAILVEHLKTRHSLVVATTTTTHQTERTSLRKILQHDHHHTTHIEETMDSTYNRIQNLEKELMDMKNHLQHHQFMDEKKNNNALTKERAVSFHYEPPQNSRIQRGGRGSISSSSLMLDNIITKKQNEVKMCVANKTSIDMTRFFPRNFKFSLKNAFGCRMQRQAR; this comes from the exons atgagGGGTTGGAAGCACTCTGCGGCTATTGAGACCATCTACGAGGAAGAACACCGTTCTTCTTCTGCTCCCTCACTCTCTCCTTCACCATCCTTCTCCTCCTTTTCTCCTCCTTCACTCCACTCCATAGTCAATGCTTG GTCTCTCCACTCCGCCTCTCAACCCAACGTCTTCATACTTGTTCATGGAACCTCTTTCCGTTTGCACCAG GATCGTATGATATCACAAAGTTCATACCTGAAACAGCACCTAACGGGAGTTTCTAACGTAACAATATCCCCGCCGTTAAACATAACGGCCGAAACTTTCGCCACGGTGGCTGAGTTCTGTTACACCCATAAAGTCCACTTAACGCCGACCAACGTTGCTGCGATAAGAGTGGCGGCGGAGTTGCTGGGTATGACGGAAGGAGAGAATCTATGCGGGGTGGCAGAATCGTACTTTGAGAGAGTTGTTGCCGTTGATGCGTCGATGGTTATGCGTTCGTGCGTGACTATGCTTCCCGAAGCTGAAACGACTGCGTCGCTTGTCAGCAAGTGCATTGAAGCGCTGATTTGGAACGGCGACGTTTCGTTCTTGGACGACGTCGTTGAGATGCACTCTCAGGATTTTCAAATGGTTGCGTCTTACTTGAACAAACGGCTGCCCGACCACGACGCTCTATACAAGattattgatatttatcttaag GAAAATAAGTATGGAAAACTAACGGAGGAACAACAAACAGAGATATGCAACAACTTAGATTGTTCTAAGCTCTCACCTCGCATCCTCGTTGAATGTGTTCAGAATCCGCGAATGTCTCTCAAATTCATAATGGGAGCGATACTCGTGGAGCATCTCAAAACTCGTCACTCCCTTGTTGTTGCGACCACCACTACTACGCATCAAACAGAGCGAACTTCATTGAGGAAAATTCTCCAACATGATCATCACCACACAACACATATCGAAGAGACCATGGATTCCACCTACAATCGTATTCAAAACCTTGAGAAAGAGCTAATGGACATGAAGAACCATCTTCAACATCATCAATTCATGGATGAGAAGAAGAATAATAATGCATTAACCAAAGAACGTGCTGTGAGTTTTCATTATGAACCACCTCAGAACAGTAGAATACAAAGGGGAGGAAGAGGGTCCATTTCGTCCTCGAGCTTGATGCTTGATAACATAATAACGAAAAAACAAAATGAGGTGAAAATGTGTGTTGCAAACAAAACTTCAATAGACATGACCAGGTTTTTTCCCCGCAACTTCAAATTTAGCCTAAAAAATGCATTCGGATGTCGAATGCAACGTCAAGCTAGATAG
- the LOC137810036 gene encoding BTB/POZ domain-containing protein At3g49900-like isoform X1 produces the protein MRGWKHSAAIETIYEEEHRSSSAPSLSPSPSFSSFSPPSLHSIVNAWFLPFISLLCYPFLLLHFLLLNSILYAFRSLHSASQPNVFILVHGTSFRLHQDRMISQSSYLKQHLTGVSNVTISPPLNITAETFATVAEFCYTHKVHLTPTNVAAIRVAAELLGMTEGENLCGVAESYFERVVAVDASMVMRSCVTMLPEAETTASLVSKCIEALIWNGDVSFLDDVVEMHSQDFQMVASYLNKRLPDHDALYKIIDIYLKENKYGKLTEEQQTEICNNLDCSKLSPRILVECVQNPRMSLKFIMGAILVEHLKTRHSLVVATTTTTHQTERTSLRKILQHDHHHTTHIEETMDSTYNRIQNLEKELMDMKNHLQHHQFMDEKKNNNALTKERAVSFHYEPPQNSRIQRGGRGSISSSSLMLDNIITKKQNEVKMCVANKTSIDMTRFFPRNFKFSLKNAFGCRMQRQAR, from the exons atgagGGGTTGGAAGCACTCTGCGGCTATTGAGACCATCTACGAGGAAGAACACCGTTCTTCTTCTGCTCCCTCACTCTCTCCTTCACCATCCTTCTCCTCCTTTTCTCCTCCTTCACTCCACTCCATAGTCAATGCTTGGTTCCTACCATTCATTTCCCTCCTCTGTtacccttttcttcttcttcattttcttctcCTAAATTCAATTCTCTATGCTTTCAGGTCTCTCCACTCCGCCTCTCAACCCAACGTCTTCATACTTGTTCATGGAACCTCTTTCCGTTTGCACCAG GATCGTATGATATCACAAAGTTCATACCTGAAACAGCACCTAACGGGAGTTTCTAACGTAACAATATCCCCGCCGTTAAACATAACGGCCGAAACTTTCGCCACGGTGGCTGAGTTCTGTTACACCCATAAAGTCCACTTAACGCCGACCAACGTTGCTGCGATAAGAGTGGCGGCGGAGTTGCTGGGTATGACGGAAGGAGAGAATCTATGCGGGGTGGCAGAATCGTACTTTGAGAGAGTTGTTGCCGTTGATGCGTCGATGGTTATGCGTTCGTGCGTGACTATGCTTCCCGAAGCTGAAACGACTGCGTCGCTTGTCAGCAAGTGCATTGAAGCGCTGATTTGGAACGGCGACGTTTCGTTCTTGGACGACGTCGTTGAGATGCACTCTCAGGATTTTCAAATGGTTGCGTCTTACTTGAACAAACGGCTGCCCGACCACGACGCTCTATACAAGattattgatatttatcttaag GAAAATAAGTATGGAAAACTAACGGAGGAACAACAAACAGAGATATGCAACAACTTAGATTGTTCTAAGCTCTCACCTCGCATCCTCGTTGAATGTGTTCAGAATCCGCGAATGTCTCTCAAATTCATAATGGGAGCGATACTCGTGGAGCATCTCAAAACTCGTCACTCCCTTGTTGTTGCGACCACCACTACTACGCATCAAACAGAGCGAACTTCATTGAGGAAAATTCTCCAACATGATCATCACCACACAACACATATCGAAGAGACCATGGATTCCACCTACAATCGTATTCAAAACCTTGAGAAAGAGCTAATGGACATGAAGAACCATCTTCAACATCATCAATTCATGGATGAGAAGAAGAATAATAATGCATTAACCAAAGAACGTGCTGTGAGTTTTCATTATGAACCACCTCAGAACAGTAGAATACAAAGGGGAGGAAGAGGGTCCATTTCGTCCTCGAGCTTGATGCTTGATAACATAATAACGAAAAAACAAAATGAGGTGAAAATGTGTGTTGCAAACAAAACTTCAATAGACATGACCAGGTTTTTTCCCCGCAACTTCAAATTTAGCCTAAAAAATGCATTCGGATGTCGAATGCAACGTCAAGCTAGATAG